From the genome of Candidatus Babeliales bacterium, one region includes:
- a CDS encoding HIT domain-containing protein has translation MKKLYAPWRNTYTQEEALKNKDDDPQSACVFCKKLAENEDRKHYILERFRHCTVLLNLYPYNAGHLLIITNEHHANLNSLSPAARTELIELTNSCIEILKTALGCHGTNVGLNLGKIAGAGIPAHLHMHILPRWLGDTNFLPTLTDTKAISFDLNDIYNELKPYFEKNII, from the coding sequence ATGAAAAAATTATATGCACCATGGCGTAATACTTATACACAAGAAGAAGCGCTTAAAAATAAGGATGATGACCCGCAATCAGCATGCGTTTTTTGCAAAAAACTCGCTGAAAATGAAGATAGAAAGCACTATATTCTTGAAAGATTCCGCCACTGTACTGTGCTCTTGAATCTCTATCCCTACAATGCAGGCCACCTCTTAATTATCACAAATGAACATCATGCAAATTTAAACTCTCTCTCTCCTGCAGCTCGAACCGAACTCATAGAATTGACCAACTCCTGTATTGAAATCCTAAAAACAGCCTTAGGTTGCCATGGCACCAATGTTGGATTAAACCTAGGAAAGATTGCAGGTGCAGGTATCCCCGCGCATCTTCACATGCATATACTTCCGCGTTGGCTCGGTGATACTAACTTTCTTCCCACTTTAACCGACACCAAGGCTATCTCCTTTGATCTCAATGATATTTATAATGAGCTGAAGCCATATTTCGAAAAAAATATTATCTAA